The following are from one region of the Nocardioides marmotae genome:
- a CDS encoding S1C family serine protease, translating to MTENYPNPQTGGHTPDPHATAPLHGQPAGPPPAAPPAAGLATPPAPPRRGRKGFAAAVLAGALVVGGGAGLGGAAVWSAFDDEGTSTSAGSDRTSSQVVSASDEEAPKGSVEQVAAKVLPSVVQIEVSGAQGAGSGSGIVLSSDGVILTNNHVIEAAADGGEMTVAFSDGSRAEAEILGRDPLTDTAVIKAKGVDDLTPATIGDSESLDVGEQVVAIGSPFGLESTVTSGIVSALDRPVNVGQDDQNNSTTYPAIQTDAAINPGNSGGPLVNMNGEVVGINSSIRTASSTGGEAGSIGLGFAIPVDPVLPIVDQMSEGERPTHARLGISVSDPGARAAAEGPSGLLGQQQPQAEQEDDAPAVIGAEVVELGEDSTAGEAGIKAGDVITAIDDTRINSADSLVATIRSYRPGDEVSVTFLRDGQEQTVTLELASD from the coding sequence ATGACCGAGAACTACCCGAACCCCCAGACCGGAGGACACACGCCGGACCCGCACGCCACCGCCCCGCTCCACGGCCAGCCCGCCGGCCCCCCGCCGGCCGCGCCCCCGGCAGCGGGCCTCGCGACGCCCCCGGCCCCGCCGCGGCGCGGACGCAAGGGCTTCGCGGCTGCCGTGCTGGCCGGCGCGCTCGTCGTCGGCGGCGGCGCGGGCCTCGGTGGCGCGGCGGTGTGGTCGGCGTTCGACGACGAGGGCACCTCGACGTCCGCCGGCTCCGACCGCACCTCCTCGCAGGTCGTGTCCGCCTCCGACGAGGAGGCCCCGAAGGGCTCCGTCGAGCAGGTGGCCGCGAAGGTGCTGCCCTCCGTCGTGCAGATCGAGGTGAGCGGCGCCCAGGGAGCCGGCTCCGGCTCCGGCATCGTGCTCAGCTCCGACGGCGTCATCCTCACCAACAACCACGTCATCGAGGCCGCCGCGGACGGCGGCGAGATGACCGTCGCGTTCAGCGACGGCAGTCGCGCCGAGGCCGAGATCCTCGGCCGCGACCCGCTGACCGACACCGCCGTCATCAAGGCGAAGGGCGTCGACGACCTCACCCCGGCCACGATCGGCGACTCCGAGTCGCTCGACGTCGGCGAGCAGGTCGTGGCCATCGGCTCCCCCTTCGGGCTGGAGTCGACCGTCACCAGCGGCATCGTCAGCGCGCTCGACCGGCCGGTGAACGTCGGCCAGGACGACCAGAACAACTCCACCACCTACCCCGCGATCCAGACGGACGCGGCGATCAACCCCGGAAACTCCGGCGGCCCGCTGGTGAACATGAACGGCGAGGTCGTCGGCATCAACTCCTCCATCCGCACCGCCTCCAGCACCGGAGGGGAGGCCGGCTCCATCGGCCTGGGCTTCGCGATCCCGGTGGACCCGGTCCTGCCGATCGTGGACCAGATGAGCGAGGGCGAGAGGCCCACCCACGCCCGGCTCGGCATCAGCGTCAGCGACCCCGGCGCCCGCGCGGCCGCCGAGGGCCCGAGCGGCCTGCTCGGCCAGCAGCAGCCGCAGGCGGAGCAGGAGGACGACGCCCCGGCCGTCATCGGCGCCGAGGTCGTCGAGCTCGGCGAGGACTCGACCGCGGGCGAGGCCGGCATCAAGGCCGGTGACGTCATCACCGCGATCGACGACACGCGGATCAACAGCGCGGACTCGCTCGTCGCGACGATCCGCTCCTACCGCCCCGGCGACGAGGTCAGCGTGACCTTCCTCCGCGACGGCCAGGAGCAGACCGTCACCCTGGAGCTCGCCTCCGACTGA
- a CDS encoding long-chain-fatty-acid--CoA ligase translates to MTATAPDSDLATAAPDPVFVDDRLAHWARTTPDAEAMTYLGRTWTWAEWDERVRRAAGALQQLGVGRGDVVAFLDKNHPACVELSLAAGSLGAANAIVNWRSAGDEVEYAVNDSGAKVLVVGRELMPTLDAVRDRLPAVEHVVEVTPDGADGDAWEALLAAATPVGRAPEVEPDDVCLVMYSSGTTGRPKGVMLSHRNMVSHTVNAHDGWGFEPGDKSMVAMPLFHVGGSSYVLFGIHDGIPSVMTRDPDGMSLAGAILAGANRTFLVPAVLAQVLQSGEDAVKLFGALKTYTYGAAPMPPPLLRAAMAAWPDTDFMQVYGLTEVAGVATHLMPEDHRTAEASGHPERLVSAGKAVPGVEIRIVDPGTLEDLPVGTHGEIWLRTPQLMKGFLNKPEATAEVVVEDGWFRTGDMGKLDEDGYLFVEDRLKDMIISGGENIYSPEVERVLAEHPAVMEVAIIGIPDDTWGESVKAVVALKPDTSATEEELIAYCREHLAHFKCPRSVDVIEALPRNPTGKILKRDLRAPYWEGRSRGVN, encoded by the coding sequence ATGACCGCCACCGCTCCCGACAGCGACCTCGCGACCGCCGCACCCGACCCCGTCTTCGTCGACGACCGCCTCGCCCACTGGGCGCGCACCACCCCCGACGCCGAGGCGATGACCTACCTCGGCCGCACCTGGACCTGGGCGGAGTGGGACGAGCGGGTACGCCGCGCGGCCGGCGCCCTGCAGCAGCTCGGGGTGGGCCGCGGGGACGTCGTGGCGTTCCTCGACAAGAACCACCCCGCCTGCGTCGAGCTGTCCCTGGCCGCCGGGTCGCTGGGCGCGGCCAACGCGATCGTCAACTGGCGCTCGGCCGGCGACGAGGTCGAGTACGCCGTCAACGACTCCGGCGCGAAGGTGCTCGTCGTCGGCCGCGAGCTGATGCCCACCCTCGACGCGGTCCGCGACCGGCTGCCCGCCGTCGAGCACGTCGTGGAGGTGACGCCCGACGGCGCGGACGGCGACGCGTGGGAGGCGCTCCTCGCGGCGGCGACGCCGGTGGGTCGCGCACCCGAGGTGGAGCCCGACGACGTGTGCCTGGTGATGTACTCCTCCGGCACGACCGGGCGGCCCAAGGGCGTGATGCTGAGCCACCGCAACATGGTCAGCCACACCGTCAACGCCCACGACGGCTGGGGCTTCGAGCCCGGCGACAAGTCGATGGTCGCGATGCCGCTCTTCCACGTCGGCGGGTCGTCGTACGTGCTCTTCGGCATCCACGACGGCATCCCCAGCGTGATGACCCGCGACCCCGACGGCATGTCGCTGGCCGGCGCGATCCTCGCCGGCGCCAACCGCACCTTCCTGGTCCCCGCGGTGCTCGCCCAGGTGCTGCAGTCGGGGGAGGACGCCGTCAAGCTCTTCGGCGCGCTGAAGACCTACACCTACGGCGCCGCCCCGATGCCGCCGCCGCTGCTGCGCGCCGCCATGGCCGCCTGGCCCGACACCGACTTCATGCAGGTCTACGGGCTCACCGAGGTCGCGGGCGTGGCCACCCACCTGATGCCCGAGGACCACCGGACCGCGGAGGCCTCGGGCCACCCCGAGCGGCTGGTCTCGGCCGGCAAGGCGGTGCCCGGGGTGGAGATCCGCATCGTCGACCCCGGCACGCTCGAGGACCTCCCCGTCGGCACCCACGGAGAGATCTGGCTGCGCACGCCGCAGCTGATGAAGGGGTTCTTGAACAAGCCGGAGGCGACCGCCGAGGTCGTCGTCGAGGACGGCTGGTTCCGCACCGGCGACATGGGCAAGCTCGACGAGGACGGCTACCTCTTCGTCGAGGACCGGCTCAAGGACATGATCATCAGCGGCGGGGAGAACATCTACAGCCCCGAGGTCGAGCGGGTGCTCGCCGAGCACCCGGCGGTCATGGAGGTCGCGATCATCGGGATCCCCGACGACACCTGGGGGGAGTCGGTCAAGGCCGTCGTCGCGCTCAAGCCGGACACCTCGGCGACCGAGGAGGAGCTCATCGCCTACTGCCGCGAGCACCTGGCCCACTTCAAGTGCCCGCGCAGCGTCGACGTGATCGAGGCGCTGCCCCGCAACCCCACCGGCAAGATCCTCAAGCGCGACCTGCGGGCGCCGTACTGGGAGGGGCGCAGCCGCGGCGTGAACTGA
- a CDS encoding collagen-binding domain-containing protein, with protein sequence MRRAGVRGLIGAALAALVVPLGVVGAAATEGGGAGGGGGSGSGGSGTACVEVENPFGEATGWTEFVEGDGVRHGQESEGTIAYGGDLPVSGMPVGGWLQGRLPKTAPALVVAGRAGSFSLNAGSAWVGPGQAPSHKIDFNSGGGLLPQNPVDFVAGFAHLRALSTSLGAAADTGAVVEQSDVQNRILVLRGDDPRLNVVSLPQALLSTAKTITYDVPAGSALVVNVRGTTVTTPEEVKNNLTPGVQPSTAGVQARGPVIWNFPEATSVAFRFGSDLGGHVLAPRAAVHARNVIIGQVVAASFESHNETHVAFLPARVCLPGTPTAPPVQPPARPDVTVTKTASTATPVGGSTLTWTLTATNVGTAPAPGTVVTDVLPAGVTPGALPAGCTLAGRTVTCAAGTLAPGASASYALVVVVDPVAGAGAPANRWLLHELTPTKQEQHVDLEAGELRTVTASCAAPDALVSDGQVRVDHVDQGTGDLTDVRVLRSEATGPGTWKAVVRNEATGRAQAKLFLVCLPGSTEVTDGHRHALSLDPVAVTATPSWAAGRHSAVLTCPVGTAPVAPGFALAGGAARWSGSEPEGRAGWRFTFDVTDPATAALSLRCLRREVAAAQGHTHDLRLAHVVRTVTVPPGAVVEEQVTCADDAKGIVATWSLPPGVVHLGNDPRLKTRAFRLLNTTGAPLSAVLDLECLGDRPGEEVRGHDQPVVVTNTATVTTTGDDVNRTNDTATSVVTVTPGAGTAALAPQAVLAAKGVRLRVVSSMPGTARLVVSAGGRVLGRARVALRPGRTSPATVTLDRAGRRALAAAGRATVRLDPARGPSVRRTVRLR encoded by the coding sequence GTGAGGCGTGCCGGGGTTCGTGGACTCATCGGAGCAGCACTGGCGGCGTTGGTGGTGCCGCTCGGTGTCGTCGGCGCGGCCGCCACCGAGGGTGGCGGCGCCGGGGGTGGCGGCGGGTCCGGCTCCGGGGGGTCCGGCACGGCCTGCGTGGAGGTGGAGAACCCCTTCGGCGAGGCGACCGGATGGACCGAGTTCGTCGAGGGCGACGGGGTCCGCCACGGCCAGGAGTCCGAGGGGACCATCGCGTACGGCGGGGACCTGCCCGTCTCGGGGATGCCGGTCGGCGGCTGGCTGCAGGGCCGGCTGCCGAAGACGGCCCCGGCGCTCGTCGTCGCGGGGAGAGCCGGCTCCTTCAGCCTCAACGCGGGAAGCGCCTGGGTCGGGCCCGGCCAGGCCCCGTCCCACAAGATCGACTTCAACAGCGGCGGCGGCCTGCTGCCGCAGAACCCGGTCGACTTCGTCGCGGGCTTCGCGCACCTCCGGGCGCTGTCGACCTCGCTCGGGGCGGCCGCGGACACCGGCGCCGTCGTCGAGCAGAGCGACGTGCAGAACCGGATCCTCGTCCTGCGCGGCGACGACCCGCGCCTGAACGTCGTGTCCCTGCCCCAGGCCCTGCTGAGCACGGCCAAGACCATCACCTACGACGTGCCGGCGGGCTCGGCGCTGGTCGTCAACGTCCGCGGGACCACGGTCACGACGCCCGAGGAGGTGAAGAACAACCTCACGCCCGGGGTCCAGCCGAGCACCGCGGGCGTGCAGGCGCGCGGCCCGGTGATCTGGAACTTCCCCGAGGCGACCTCCGTCGCGTTCCGCTTCGGCTCCGACCTCGGCGGCCACGTCCTGGCGCCCCGCGCGGCCGTGCACGCCAGGAACGTCATCATCGGCCAGGTGGTGGCCGCGTCGTTCGAGTCCCACAACGAGACGCACGTGGCGTTCCTCCCGGCGAGGGTCTGCCTGCCGGGGACGCCGACCGCGCCTCCGGTCCAGCCGCCGGCCCGCCCGGACGTGACCGTCACCAAGACCGCCTCGACCGCGACGCCGGTCGGCGGGTCGACCCTGACCTGGACGCTCACGGCGACCAACGTCGGCACGGCACCCGCGCCCGGCACCGTCGTCACCGACGTCCTCCCCGCCGGGGTGACCCCCGGCGCGCTGCCCGCCGGCTGCACCCTCGCCGGGCGGACGGTGACCTGCGCCGCCGGGACCCTGGCGCCCGGCGCGAGCGCGTCGTACGCCCTCGTCGTCGTCGTCGACCCGGTGGCCGGCGCGGGCGCGCCCGCGAACCGCTGGCTGCTGCACGAGCTGACGCCGACCAAGCAGGAGCAGCACGTCGACCTCGAGGCCGGCGAGCTCCGCACGGTCACCGCGTCCTGCGCCGCGCCGGACGCCCTGGTCAGCGACGGGCAGGTCCGCGTGGACCACGTCGACCAGGGCACCGGCGACCTCACCGACGTGCGGGTGCTGCGCTCGGAGGCCACCGGCCCCGGGACGTGGAAGGCGGTCGTGCGCAACGAGGCCACCGGGCGCGCCCAGGCCAAGCTGTTCCTCGTCTGCCTGCCGGGCAGCACCGAGGTCACCGACGGGCACCGGCACGCCCTCTCCCTCGACCCCGTCGCCGTCACCGCGACGCCGTCGTGGGCCGCGGGGCGGCACAGCGCCGTGCTGACCTGCCCGGTCGGCACCGCGCCGGTCGCGCCGGGCTTCGCCCTCGCCGGCGGAGCCGCCCGCTGGAGCGGCTCGGAGCCCGAGGGGAGGGCCGGCTGGCGGTTCACCTTCGACGTCACCGACCCCGCGACCGCGGCCCTGTCGCTGCGGTGCCTGCGGCGCGAGGTCGCGGCCGCCCAGGGCCACACCCACGACCTGCGCCTGGCCCACGTCGTCCGGACCGTCACCGTGCCGCCCGGCGCGGTCGTCGAGGAGCAGGTGACCTGCGCCGACGACGCGAAGGGCATCGTCGCGACCTGGTCGCTGCCGCCCGGCGTCGTCCACCTCGGCAACGACCCGCGACTGAAGACCCGCGCGTTCCGGCTGCTCAACACCACCGGTGCGCCCCTGTCGGCCGTGCTCGACCTGGAGTGCCTGGGTGACCGGCCCGGGGAGGAGGTCCGAGGCCACGACCAGCCGGTCGTGGTGACCAACACCGCCACCGTCACGACCACCGGTGACGACGTCAACCGCACCAACGACACCGCCACCTCGGTCGTCACCGTCACCCCCGGCGCGGGCACCGCGGCGCTCGCCCCGCAGGCCGTCCTGGCTGCGAAGGGCGTCCGGCTCCGGGTGGTCTCCTCGATGCCCGGCACCGCCCGGCTCGTCGTCTCCGCCGGCGGTCGGGTCCTCGGCCGCGCCCGCGTCGCCCTGCGCCCCGGGCGTACGTCGCCCGCGACCGTCACCCTCGACCGGGCCGGTCGCCGGGCGCTCGCCGCGGCCGGCCGGGCCACGGTCCGGCTCGACCCCGCGCGCGGGCCGAGCGTGCGGCGTACCGTCCGGCTGCGCTGA
- a CDS encoding HAD-IA family hydrolase, which yields MGLTHDPDHPTTPDGTPSGVVRVRGVVWDLGNVLIDWDPLAAIAAGVGEEEARRFLAASDFDFLAWNHGPDSGDSWEQAEAEVRRTHPHWAEHALAYRANFAASLLGEVPGTADLVGELHAAGVPQWGLTNWSDELYPHAPERFEVVALLDGVVVSGTERVAKPDRRAYELVAERMGLPLTALAFVDDRASNIEAADALGMAGVLFTGAEDTRARLRALGLPV from the coding sequence ATGGGCCTGACGCACGACCCGGACCACCCCACGACCCCGGACGGCACGCCGTCCGGGGTCGTGCGCGTCCGGGGCGTGGTCTGGGACCTCGGGAACGTCCTCATCGACTGGGACCCGCTCGCCGCCATCGCGGCGGGCGTCGGCGAGGAGGAGGCGCGCCGCTTCCTCGCGGCGAGCGACTTCGACTTCCTGGCCTGGAACCACGGCCCCGACTCCGGGGACAGCTGGGAGCAGGCGGAGGCGGAGGTACGCCGCACCCACCCGCACTGGGCCGAGCACGCCCTGGCCTACCGCGCGAACTTCGCCGCCTCGCTGCTCGGCGAGGTGCCGGGCACGGCCGACCTGGTCGGCGAGCTGCACGCCGCCGGCGTGCCCCAGTGGGGCCTGACCAACTGGTCCGACGAGCTCTACCCGCACGCACCGGAGCGGTTCGAGGTGGTCGCGCTGCTCGACGGGGTGGTGGTCTCCGGCACCGAGCGGGTCGCCAAGCCCGACCGCCGCGCCTACGAGCTGGTCGCGGAGCGGATGGGCCTCCCGCTCACCGCGCTGGCCTTCGTCGACGACCGGGCCAGCAACATCGAGGCCGCGGACGCGCTCGGCATGGCCGGCGTGCTGTTCACCGGCGCCGAGGACACCCGCGCCCGGCTGCGCGCCCTCGGCCTCCCCGTCTGA
- a CDS encoding citrate synthase yields the protein MTDSLTVRDNRTGQEYDVPIADGAIKAADLGKIKAGEDAPGLAVYDPGFVNTASCRSSVTYIDGDEGILEYRGYPIEQLAEKSNFLEVAYLLIHGSLPDKAQYDAWVHEITYHTFVHENVKTFMQGFRYDAHPMGMLMASVGALSTFYPDARNISDADNRHMQIVRMIAKMPTLGAWSFRHAQGKPYVYPDNDLGYTANFLSMLFKMSEQKYEADERLVKALDVLFILHADHEQNCSTNAVRSVGSSQVDPYSAVAAGVGALYGPLHGGANEAVLRMLRRIGTKENIPSFIAGVKEGNERLMGFGHRVYKNYDPRARIIKKAATDVFEVTGTNPLLEIALELEKIALEDEYFVKRKLYPNVDFYSGLIYEAFQFPPEMFTVLFAIGRTPGWLAQWLELVQDKEQKIARPKQIYTGDRGLTFTPASERWA from the coding sequence GTGACTGACTCTCTCACCGTCCGCGACAACCGCACCGGACAGGAGTACGACGTCCCGATCGCCGACGGCGCCATCAAGGCCGCGGACCTCGGGAAGATCAAGGCCGGAGAGGACGCTCCGGGCCTGGCCGTCTACGACCCCGGCTTCGTCAACACCGCCTCGTGCCGCAGCTCCGTCACCTACATCGATGGTGACGAGGGGATCCTGGAGTACCGCGGGTACCCCATCGAGCAGCTGGCTGAGAAGTCGAACTTCCTCGAGGTGGCCTACCTGCTCATCCATGGCTCGCTGCCCGACAAGGCGCAGTACGACGCCTGGGTGCACGAGATCACGTACCACACGTTCGTGCACGAGAACGTCAAGACCTTCATGCAGGGCTTCCGGTACGACGCGCACCCGATGGGGATGCTCATGGCGTCGGTGGGGGCCCTGTCGACGTTCTACCCCGACGCGCGCAACATCAGCGACGCCGACAACCGGCACATGCAGATCGTGCGGATGATCGCGAAGATGCCGACCCTCGGCGCCTGGTCGTTCCGCCACGCGCAGGGCAAGCCGTACGTCTACCCGGACAACGACCTCGGCTACACCGCGAACTTCCTCTCGATGCTGTTCAAGATGAGCGAGCAGAAGTACGAGGCCGACGAGCGCCTGGTCAAGGCCCTCGACGTGCTCTTCATCCTGCACGCCGACCACGAGCAGAACTGCTCGACCAACGCGGTCCGCTCCGTCGGCTCCTCGCAGGTCGACCCGTACTCCGCGGTCGCGGCCGGGGTCGGCGCCCTCTACGGGCCGCTCCACGGCGGCGCCAACGAGGCCGTGCTGCGGATGCTGCGCCGGATCGGCACGAAGGAGAACATCCCCTCCTTCATCGCCGGCGTGAAGGAGGGCAACGAGCGACTGATGGGCTTCGGCCACCGGGTCTACAAGAACTACGACCCGCGCGCCCGGATCATCAAGAAGGCCGCGACCGACGTCTTCGAGGTCACCGGGACCAACCCGCTGCTCGAGATCGCCCTGGAGCTGGAGAAGATCGCGCTCGAGGACGAGTACTTCGTCAAGCGCAAGCTCTACCCCAACGTCGACTTCTACTCCGGCCTGATCTACGAGGCCTTCCAGTTCCCGCCGGAGATGTTCACCGTCCTCTTCGCGATCGGCCGCACGCCGGGCTGGCTGGCCCAGTGGCTCGAGCTGGTCCAGGACAAGGAGCAGAAGATCGCGCGTCCCAAGCAGATCTACACCGGCGACCGGGGCCTGACCTTCACCCCGGCCTCCGAGCGATGGGCCTGA